The DNA window GGCATGAGTCTGGCCGTGCGCTGCTGCTGGTCATACCGCTGCTGGCATTTTTGCTGCTCACCTTCATCGTGCCGACCGGCGGGCTGCTCGCCCGCAGTTTGATAAACGACGAGCTCCCCGGCGCGATGCCGCAGCTGAGCACAGTATTGCAGCGCTGGGATGGCCAAGGGATGCCGCCGGCCGAAGGCTATCCGGCACTGGCGAGTGAACTTCGCTCGGCGGCCGATGCCAACGAACTAGGCAGCGTCGCACGGCGTTTGAATTTTTATCGCGCCGAGATGCGTAGCCTGATTTTCAAAACCGCGCGTAATCTGCCTGAGCAGGCCGATGACTGGCGCCAGACCTTGATCGGTATCGACCCGCGCTGGGACGAGGTAGAGATCTGGCAACTGCTCAAGCGAGCCGCCCACTCGCCGACACCGGACTACCTGCTGACCGCCTTGGATGCGCGCATCGCGCCGCAGGGTGGGCTCGAAACGCTGCCTGCCGAGCAGTCGATCTATGTGCCGGCGCTGGCGCGGACGATCTGGATCAGCGCGCTGGTCAGCGTGATTTGTCTGGTGCTCGGCTACCCGGTGGCATGGCTCCTGGCCAACCTGCCCGAGCGCCAGAGCAATCGGCTGATGCTGCTGGTCATCGTGCCGTTTTGGACATCGCTTCTGGTTCGCACCACTGCCTGGTACGTACTGCTGCAGCCCAACGGTGTGATCAACACGCTGCTGACCAGCCTCGGGCTGGTCAGCCAGCCGCTGTCACTGGTCTTCAACCGCGTCGGTGTGCTGATCGGCATGACCCATATCATGTTGCCGT is part of the Halotalea alkalilenta genome and encodes:
- a CDS encoding ABC transporter permease; the protein is MTEPAVNRPALIEPSLRQAHQRARRHESGRALLLVIPLLAFLLLTFIVPTGGLLARSLINDELPGAMPQLSTVLQRWDGQGMPPAEGYPALASELRSAADANELGSVARRLNFYRAEMRSLIFKTARNLPEQADDWRQTLIGIDPRWDEVEIWQLLKRAAHSPTPDYLLTALDARIAPQGGLETLPAEQSIYVPALARTIWISALVSVICLVLGYPVAWLLANLPERQSNRLMLLVIVPFWTSLLVRTTAWYVLLQPNGVINTLLTSLGLVSQPLSLVFNRVGVLIGMTHIMLPFMILAIYSVMKGISPVYLRAARSLGAHPAIAFLRVYLPQSLPGVGAGSFLVFVLSLGYYITPALLGGAGDEMISQLIAMQTNQQLNWGLAGALSLYLVLFTTFFYFVFNRLVGIDRLRFG